The genomic region ACAACCAGCGCTTTAATGTAGAACTTCTTCAAGACATGTCCTCCTATCGTTATTTAGATGTACAAGATTCCATGTAGCCCGAGTTGTTTTGACATATATTTCGACATTATTTTACATATTCCTTCTTATTTTACTTTTTTTGTATGTTTTTCAGAATAATAAAACCACCCAGAATCATTTAGGTGGCGGTAAATTGTAACGACTATTAACTTGCATTGCTCGAATATATTTCTTTTGCATACGTATCAATCTGGTTCTTCAAGTCTTTATGGTCAATACTTTCATAATGCAAATATCATCCATTACTTTGTGGTACGTCAACAAATTCGCCCTGCTGTTGTGAGAATTTTAGAAAATTCGAAACATGTTGCTGAAGGAAGAGAACCTCACCACACAAATGAGGAAGTATTCGAAAATAAGGATTTTTTACCCGAGATGGTCTTTTTTATTTCATATCACTGCATTATATCCAGTATCAAAGCTTTGATAAAAAATTAAAAAAGAAAGGATGAATGCATTATGGCAGTAATTAGTGATCGTATTGACACACGCGTAGCACTTGTTCTGAATGTTGGTTTGGATGAGAAGGGGAACATGAAGTTGTCTAAGAAAACCTACTCCCGCATTAAGCCAGCAGTAACAGACGAAGCCATCTTCAATGTAGCGAATGCAATCGCATCTCTACAAGACTTCGAGCTGCATGGTGTAGAAAGACTTGACACCAATGCCTTAGATTTAGAGTAATAGCCACGCAAGGAATCTAACTAAATCCTTATGACAAGGATACTATCAAGATAAAGGAGGAAACAAAATGTCTAAGAAACTTGAATTAGTTTTCCGTAACCGCGAAGGGAAGATGACACGCATTGCAGTCGATAACCCGAAAGAGCCAGTGGACACAGTTGCCGTGCAAGCAGCAATGGATACGATCATCGCAGCGGATGCATTCAATCATGGCGCTGGGCTAGTTGAGAAGGTTAGCGCTCGCTTAATTGACCGCACAGTAGAAGATATTATCTTCGAGTAACAGCATAGGTTTTGCTTAGTTGGAGGACATCACATAGTGTCCTCCTTCCCTATTTGGCATAAACTTCAATACCAGTAATCTATCAAATACAGCAAACTTGTGATAACATAAAATTGATATCTTTATATGATAAAGCACTATTGTATACATTGAACCACGGAGGTTTTGCTAGTGCAGATACGAAAAGCAGTGATTCCAGCAGCTGGTTTAGGGACAAGATTTCTTCCCGCGACAAAGGCACTTCCCAAAGAAATGTTACCAATTGTAGACAAGCCAACGATTCAATACGTTGTGGAAGAAGCCGTTGAATCTGGCATCACAGATATTTTAATCATAACAGGACGTAATAAACGCGCCATCGAAGATCACTTTGACCACTCGATGGAACTAGAATACGAATTAGAGCGACAAGGAAAACAAGATATATTAGACACCGTTCGTAGTATTTCAACTATGGTTGATATCCATTATGTCAGACAAAAGCAACCCCTCGGCCTTGGACATGCCGTATATTGCGCACGCAAGTTTGTCGGAAATGAACCTTTTGTCGTTATGCTTGGTGACGATATTATCCGCTCAGATAAACCCGTTGTGAAGCAGATGATCGAAGCCTACGAAGAAACTAAAGCTTCCATCGTAGGCGTTCAAGAAGTCGCCCTTGAAGATACCAAGAAATACGGTATCGTTTCTGGCAAGTGGCAAACGGACACATTATACAAAGTCCACTCGTTAGTGGAAAAGCCAAAGAACAACCCGCCATCTCAGCTAGCAGTTATGGGAAGATATATTATTAAACCTGAAATCTTTGATATATTATCCCATATAGAACCCGGTGCAGGTGGAGAAATCCAATTAACTGATGCCCTCAACATATTAGCCCAAACCCAAGAAAATGGATGCTACGCATATAAGTTCCAGGGCAAGCGCTACGATGTAGGGGATAAGTTTGGATTCTTACAGGCAAATATTGAGTTTGCACTAGAACATTGTGATATTCGGAGTAAACTTCGCGAATACCTTGATCAGCTATCTTTAGCGAAATGTTAGGAAAGTTTAGCTGAACTGACATTTAAAAAGACCTTCCATAGAATTGTGAGTTGTACTTTCAATTCCCAATAGAAGGTCTTTATATCTTTAGCTTATCTTTATCTCACATTCCTACTTACACATTGATTTTAATACCCTAACCCCTGATAGAAGAACCCTAATTCCACTAACTTCTGCTTATCTAAGAAATTCCTAGTATCTAGAATATATGCCCCATCATGTACAGCGTTGCTAGCTGATCCCATCCGAACCATTTGACTCATCTTTTGCCAATCGATTTGGAGATATTCCTGCCAATGGGTAAGTAACAGAATTGCATCGGCACGTTCCGCAACATCTTCTGCTTGTTCACAATAAACGATTGCATTGCTTGAACCTTCAACCAGTTTTGGATTATATTTTTGAAACATAGGCACACCCTGTGGATCATGAACCCGAACATTGACGCCTAAATCAATAAGATTTCTAATAATCACTTCCGCTTGCGTCTTGCGAGCATCATCAGTGTTTGGCTTAAAGGTTAACCCCAATATCCCAACTGTT from Desulfuribacillus stibiiarsenatis harbors:
- a CDS encoding DUF1659 domain-containing protein yields the protein MAVISDRIDTRVALVLNVGLDEKGNMKLSKKTYSRIKPAVTDEAIFNVANAIASLQDFELHGVERLDTNALDLE
- a CDS encoding DUF2922 domain-containing protein; its protein translation is MSKKLELVFRNREGKMTRIAVDNPKEPVDTVAVQAAMDTIIAADAFNHGAGLVEKVSARLIDRTVEDIIFE
- the galU gene encoding UTP--glucose-1-phosphate uridylyltransferase GalU, whose amino-acid sequence is MQIRKAVIPAAGLGTRFLPATKALPKEMLPIVDKPTIQYVVEEAVESGITDILIITGRNKRAIEDHFDHSMELEYELERQGKQDILDTVRSISTMVDIHYVRQKQPLGLGHAVYCARKFVGNEPFVVMLGDDIIRSDKPVVKQMIEAYEETKASIVGVQEVALEDTKKYGIVSGKWQTDTLYKVHSLVEKPKNNPPSQLAVMGRYIIKPEIFDILSHIEPGAGGEIQLTDALNILAQTQENGCYAYKFQGKRYDVGDKFGFLQANIEFALEHCDIRSKLREYLDQLSLAKC